In the genome of Blastopirellula marina, one region contains:
- a CDS encoding glycosyltransferase: MKPVVTVLMPIYNGESYLDSAINSVLGQTYQAWELLCLDDGSSDNSRAIIQRFSDRDDRIQLIKLDHRGIVSALNHGVKQAQTKFIARLDADDIALPSRFELQIQYLERHPEVALVGGSYQTIRADGSVWKDNIPPLRYQDVLARLPQSNCIAHPAVMMRRSVLDQFEGPYREWFPFAEDYDLWLRMSVQHRLENLPDILLQYRRDFANPRPARTVTQAISTLAASFVHRLRRDGMIRDDQLSMPFDEQRLIAAGCPVARIHEVVRKALLSEARASAKAGFPAQAQILIREAKKVAPKLWQVRDCVDFLWKVTQVRVA; this comes from the coding sequence TAACGGAGAATCCTACTTGGATTCTGCGATTAACTCGGTTTTGGGGCAAACCTACCAGGCGTGGGAACTCCTTTGTCTCGATGATGGTTCTAGTGACAACTCCCGAGCGATCATTCAGCGGTTTTCTGACAGGGATGATCGCATTCAACTCATCAAGCTTGACCACCGTGGGATTGTTTCCGCGCTCAATCATGGGGTCAAGCAAGCTCAGACGAAATTTATCGCAAGACTTGATGCCGATGATATCGCATTGCCATCGCGTTTCGAGTTGCAGATACAGTACTTGGAGCGTCACCCAGAGGTTGCCTTGGTGGGTGGTAGTTATCAGACGATTCGGGCCGACGGAAGCGTGTGGAAAGACAACATACCACCGCTGAGATACCAAGATGTACTGGCGAGACTTCCGCAGAGCAACTGTATTGCGCATCCGGCGGTAATGATGCGGCGCTCAGTTCTTGATCAGTTCGAGGGACCGTATCGCGAGTGGTTTCCATTCGCGGAAGACTATGATCTGTGGCTACGAATGTCCGTACAACATCGGCTTGAGAACTTGCCAGATATTCTCTTGCAATATCGACGCGACTTCGCAAATCCGCGGCCTGCGCGAACCGTAACTCAGGCCATCTCGACTCTCGCAGCTTCGTTTGTTCATCGTTTGCGGCGCGACGGCATGATTAGGGATGATCAGTTATCAATGCCATTTGATGAGCAACGATTGATAGCGGCAGGCTGCCCGGTCGCAAGAATCCATGAGGTCGTTCGAAAGGCATTGCTGTCCGAAGCTCGTGCGTCAGCGAAAGCCGGCTTTCCTGCACAGGCCCAAATTCTTATCAGAGAAGCAAAAAAAGTCGCTCCAAAGCTGTGGCAAGTAAGGGACTGCGTTGATTTTCTGTGGAAAGTTACTCAAGTCCGTGTTGCGTGA